The Tautonia plasticadhaerens nucleotide sequence AGACGTCGTGCCGGTCCATGGTCCGCTCGACGACGGTCAGGCCGGTGTCCCGGGCGAGGTCGATGACGGCCTGGCGGGTGATGCCTTCGAGGATGCCGGAGTCGACCGAGGGCGTGTGGACCACGCCGTGCATGACCACGAAGATGTTGTCCCCGGTGCACTCGGCGACGTGGCCCTGATGGTTGAGCATCAGGGCTTCCAGGCAGCCGGCGTTGGTCCCCTCGATCTTGGCGAGGATGTTGTTCAGGTAGTTGAGCGACTTGACCCGGGGATTGAGGGCGGCCGGGTGGTTGCGGATGGTGCCCGCCGTGACGATCTTCAGGCCGTGCTCGTACAGTTCGGCGGGGTAGAGGGAGATGGAGTCGGTGATGATGATGACCTGGGGGTCGGACGTCTTCCGGGGGTCGAGGCCGAGGCTGCCGGCCCCCCGGGTGACGACCAGTCGGATGTAGCCGTCGGCCAGGTTGTTGACCTTCAGGGTGGAGACGACGGCCTCGCCCAGCTCGTCCCGGGCCATCGGGATTTCCAGGTGGATCGACCGGGCCGAGGCGTAGAGCCGGTGGATGTGGTCCTCCAGGCGGAAGACCTTGCCGCCATAGGAGCGGAGGCCCTCGAAGACCCCGTCGCCGTAGAGCAGGCCGTGGTCGTAGACGCTGACCCGGGCCTCGGCCTTGTCGAAGAGCGTGCCGTTGATCCAGACCTTCAGGCTCATGGCGGGGGCTCCTCGGCGGTCGGCCAGTGGCGTGTCGGGCTCGGTCGGCATGGGGGACCGACCCGGGGGGCGTCTTCGGGGTTCGCGTCGGGAGGTGCGTCCGGCTCCGGGGCGCCTCGCCCCGTCCCCGCCACCCCTCCGATCCCAGGTTCCCGAACCCGGGGACGCGTCGCCAGATCCCAGAAGGCAGATCCCCGGATCCCACCCCGGGACCGGGAACCTGCCTTCGGGGGTGACGATCGGGGGCCGGTGGGGGTCGACGCCTCAGGCGAGGACGGGCGACCACTCTTCCAGCCGGCCCTCGGCGAGGCGGACGACCCGGTCGGCCTTGCCGGCGATCGCCAGGTCGTGGGTGACGAGGATCATAGTGAGTCCCCGTTCCCGGTTCAAGTCCCGCAGGAGTTCCAGCACGTCCCGGCCGGTGCCGGCGTCGAGGTTGCCGGTCGGCTCGTCGGCCAGGAGGACCGAGGGACCGGCGGCCAGGGCCCGGGCGATCGCCACCCGCTGCATCTCCCCGCCGGACAGCTCCGCCGAGGTATGGGCCAGGCGGTGGCCCAGGCCGACGCGGTCGAGCAGGGCCTCGGCCTCCCGCTTGATCGCCCGACGCTTCGATAGGTAGGGGAGGGGCCCGTACCGGATCGCCAGCGGGAGGGTCACGTTCTCCAGCGCCGAGAGCTCGGGGAGCAGGTGGTAGAACTGGAAGATGAAGCCGAAG carries:
- a CDS encoding ABC transporter ATP-binding protein, coding for MDPHLSTFGLSKTYRKGREPVPVLDGVDLEVEHGELLAVVGASGSGKSTLLHLIGLIDAAESGEILLDGRRIDQLTGRRRDALRNGTFGFIFQFYHLLPELSALENVTLPLAIRYGPLPYLSKRRAIKREAEALLDRVGLGHRLAHTSAELSGGEMQRVAIARALAAGPSVLLADEPTGNLDAGTGRDVLELLRDLNRERGLTMILVTHDLAIAGKADRVVRLAEGRLEEWSPVLA
- the ilvE gene encoding branched-chain-amino-acid transaminase, with protein sequence MSLKVWINGTLFDKAEARVSVYDHGLLYGDGVFEGLRSYGGKVFRLEDHIHRLYASARSIHLEIPMARDELGEAVVSTLKVNNLADGYIRLVVTRGAGSLGLDPRKTSDPQVIIITDSISLYPAELYEHGLKIVTAGTIRNHPAALNPRVKSLNYLNNILAKIEGTNAGCLEALMLNHQGHVAECTGDNIFVVMHGVVHTPSVDSGILEGITRQAVIDLARDTGLTVVERTMDRHDVYTADECFLTGTAAEVIPVIECDARPIGDGRPGPVTKDLHHRFHSLVRGEPLA